A genomic window from Triticum urartu cultivar G1812 chromosome 7, Tu2.1, whole genome shotgun sequence includes:
- the LOC125519710 gene encoding UDP-sugar pyrophosphorylase, whose amino-acid sequence MASGVHAAADGVAALGISPAGGEWAGPCPALRRNLHLLSHDQVELAKMLLNEGQGHLFEHWPEPGVDDDKKKSFFDQVCRLNSSYPGGLAAYIQNAKKLLAESKAGQNPYDGFAPSVPSGEVLTFGDDNFVSLEAAGVKEAHNAAFVLVAGGLGERLGYKGIKVALPRETTTGKCFLQHYIESILALQEASCKMEGECHTKIPFAIMTSDDTNALTIKLLESNSYFGMEPSQVKILKQEKVACLADNDARLALDPNDKYKIQTKPHGHGDVHSLLYSSGLLEQWKNTGRRWVLFFQDTNGLLFNAIPSALGVSATKGYNVNSLAVPRKAKEAIGGITKLTHVDGRTMVINVEYNQLDPLLRATGHPDGDANCETGYSPYPGNINQLILELGPYIEELKKTHGAISEFVNPKYTDSTKTAFKSSTRLECMMQDYPKTLPPTAKVGFTVMDSWLAYAPVKNNPEDAAKVPKGNPFHSATSGEMAIYRANSLILRKAGAHISDPVVSTFNGQEVEVWPCVAWSPRWGLTFKDVKQRLHGNSSVSQRSVLVINGRNVVIDGLSLDGALIVNSVDEAEVKVTGHVENKGWTIQHVDHRDTSEKEETRIRGFKFEKVEQLEVNYTEPGKHCLSP is encoded by the exons ATGGCTTCCGGCGTCCACGCGGCGGCGGACGGCGTCGCCGCGCTCGGGATCTCCCCCGCCGGCGGCGAGTGGGCCGGGCCCTGCCCCGCGCTGCGCCGGAACCTGCACCTCCTCTCCCACGACCAG GTTGAGCTTGCAAAGATGCTGCTGAATGAAGGACAGGGGCACTTGTTTGAACACTGGCCAGAGCCCGGTGTCGACGACGACAAAAAGAAAAGCTTCTTTGACCAG GTTTGCCGACTTAACTCAAGCTATCCTGGTGGGCTGGCAGCATACATCCAGAATGCCAAAAAGCTTTTAGCAGAGTCCAAGGCAGGACAAAATCCATATGATGGTTTCGCACCTTCT GTTCCCTCGGGGGAAGTATTGACGTTTGGTGATGACAATTTTGTTTCACTGGAAGCAGCTGGGGTAAAAGAAGCACACAATGCTGCATTTGTTCTTGTAGCTGGTGGTCTTGGTGAAAGACTTGGTTACAAAGGAATTAAG GTAGCACTCCCCAGGGAAACAACCACTGGGAAATGTTTTCTTCAACATTACATAGAGTCTATTCTGGCTTTACAAGAGGCGAGCTGCAAAATGGAGG GCGAATGCCATACGAAGATCCCATTTGCTATTATGACTTCCGATGATACGAATGCACTGACCATCAAGCTTTTGGAATCAAACTCGTATTTTGGAATGGAACCATCACAAGTGAAAATTCTAAAGCAG GAAAAAGTGGCATGTCTAGCTGACAACGATGCAAGGCTTGCATTAGATCCAAATGACAAGTACAAGATTCAG ACAAAGCCACATGGGCATGGAGATGTTCATTCTCTTCTTTATTCAAGTGGATTACTCGAGCAATG GAAGAATACAGGACGGAGATGGGTTCTCTTTTTCCAGGACACAAATGGATTGCTCTTTAAT GCAATACCATCAGCATTAGGTGTCAGTGCCACCAAGGGCTACAATGTTAATTCTCTTGCAGTTCCTCGAAAGGCAAAGGAAGCCATTGGTGGAATAACCAAACTTACTCATGTTGATG GTAGAACAATGGTGATCAATGTGGAGTACAATCAGCTTGATCCACTCCTTCGTGCAACTGGGCATCCTGATGGAGACGCAAATTGTGAAACAGGCTATTCTCCATACCCTGGAAATATAAACCAG CTGATACTCGAGCTTGGACCATACATTGAGGAGCTCAAGAAAACACATGGCGCCATTTCTGAATTTGTAAATCCAAA GTATACTGACTCTACCAAGACAGCATTTAAATCCTCCACTCGTCTTGAGTGCATGATGCAAGACTATCCGAAAACACTACCTCCAACGGCAAAAGTTGGGTTTACG GTGATGGATTCTTGGCTTGCATATGCTCCTGTAAAGAACAATCCTGAAGATGCAGCTAAA GTTCCAAAAGGTAATCCTTTTCATAGTGCAACCTCAGGAGAGATGGCAATTTACAGGGCAAACAGCCTTATTTTAAGAAAG GCCGGTGCACACATATCTGACCCTGTAGTCAGCACTTTCAATGGTCAAGAGGTAGAGGTCTGGCCATGCGTGGCCTGGAGCCCGAGGTGGGGTCTTACGTTCAAGGACGTCAAGCAAAGGCTGCACGGCAACTCTTCAGTTTCTCAGAGATCGGTTCTGGTCATCAATGGCCGGAACGTCGTCATCGACGGTCTTTCCTTGGACGGCGCTCTTATTGTCAACTCCGTCGACGAAGCAGAG GTGAAAGTCACCGGTCATGTGGAAAACAAAGGCTGGACTATCCAGCACGTCGACCACAGGGACACCTCGGAGAAAGAAGAGACGAGGATCCGCGGGTTCAAGTTTGAGAAGGTTGAGCAGCTGGAGGTGAACTACACCGAGCCGGGAAAGCATTGCCTGAGCCCATGA